Below is a window of Bacillota bacterium DNA.
TTAGATTCACCGCGGTCGTGCTCTTTCCGACGCCGCCCTTCTGGTTCACCACAGCCATTACCTTAGCCATCGTCACACGCCCCCGCAGACGTTATGCAGTGAGCACTCCCCTGACGGTCCAGGCTCTGTTCAATCAAGAAGCGCCCCCACCGTGCCCCGCTCGCCACCCTCTCGGACATGCAGGCCCTCCACTTACCCCTCAGCCACTCTCGGTCCTTCAGATCGGTCGCCGCTATCCCGCCCGTCCTGTAAAGATCTGGCGATCCTGATCCTCAGCTCGAGAACGTCCCCTTCGTCCCTCTCCTCGAAGCCGACCTTCACGCCCGTCGCCTTCAGTTGCCTCACCACGTCTTTCAGTGAGTTCAGGAACACCCTGATGTCCTTGAACGCGCGAACAGCCCCTGCTTCCTGTCCACGCACCTTGCGTCTCACGCGTTTCCGGCGGATCTCCTTCAGTCTCTCGTCTATGAGCGCCTCCGTCTGCCCCACCGTCAGCCCTTGAGCCTGTATCCGCCGCAGCACCATCAACTGCTCTTGCTCAGAAGGCAGTCTCAACAGCGCTCTCGCGTGCCGCTCGGACAGCATCTCTCGCCCCAGCGCGTCGAGGACCGCTCGAGGCAGCTTCAGCAGCCTGAGTTTGTTGGCGATGGTGGACTGGCTTTTCCCCAAACGCTTCGCAAGCTCCTGCTGAGTCAGCCCAAACTCACCGAGCAGCCTCTGATAGCCCGCCGCCTCCTCCAAGACGTTGAGGTCCTTGCGCTGAAGGTTCTCAACCAGCGACACCTCAGCGCTCTCGCCTGGCGACATGTCCCGCACTATGGCAGGCACGCTCTCGAGACCTGCCATCCGGCACGCCCGGAGGCGCCGCTCGCCCGCGATGACCTCGTACTGGTCCCCCACTTGCCGAAGGATCACCGGCTGAATTACGCCGTGCTCCCTTATGGAGTCAGCCAGCTCCCGAAGGCTTTCCTCGTCGAACGCCTCCCGCGGTTGATAAGGGTTGGACCTGATGAGGCTCAACGCTATGTCCTTGACGGTCTCCTTCGCGCCTGCTTCACCTTTCCGACGCAAGCCCATCAGGCGCGCAAGCTCATCCTTCATCGTCGAGCCGCCTCTCCTCCGAAAGCGTGCCATAGTACTTCGGCGCCGAAGACCCAGATCCTCCCCCACCCGGCGACCAAGAGACCCTATCCTGCCACCCTCACCTGCCCGCTCACAAGCCGCCAGGCCCCCTGATCGGCCTCTTGCCCGGAATGCCTGGTCGCCTCGGGTATCGCCCGGGGGTCCGCCGCTCCTTGTTTATGACCGAAAGCGTTCTTCCGCCGTACCCGCTCGGCAGCGCCACGGAGACTAGCCGCGCGACCCGTCCTCCCACGACCTCCACGGCGTCCATTGCCCCTGCTATCTCTTCACCAACGTCGGGCCCCTTCATGGCTACGAATACCCCTCCCACTTTCACCAGGGGGAGACACACCTCTACCAGGGCCGCCATGTCCGCTACACCTCTCGCTGTCGCTACATCGAACGCCTCCCGGTAGCCTGTCGTCTGCCCTACGCGCTCCGCGCGGTCCCACAACACCTCAACGTCCTCGATCTCCAGGACGCTTGCGAGCTTCCTCAGGAACTCCGCTTTCTTCCGAGACGCCTCAACCAGCGTAAGCCTGATCTCCGGACGCGCCACCTTCAGCACCACACCTGGAAACCCCGCTCCGCTTCCCACGTCAACCACGCTGCAGCCTCCCCAGAGGTCAACCGCCAAGAGACACGTGAGAGAGTCGAGAAAGTGCTTGATCGCCACCTCTTCCTCACCCTCTATCGACGTGAGATTCATCCTCCGGTTCCACTCGGCCAGCTCCCGGTAGTAGCGCTCGAAGAGTTCGATCGCCCTCGCGTCGAGCTCTATTCCCAGCTCTTCTGCTCCGCGTTTCAGTATGTCCGCCACGCCCACCGCTGTGCCCCCATCCGCCGACGCGTCGCCACATCTCTGCCCATCTCAGTTCCCCCGGGACGCGCCGCCTGCCCGCTACGCTCCCCGAACGCCGCCGAATCCCGCTCCGTGCCGCACCGAGTCAACGTAAGCGATGAGAGCCATCACGTCTGCGGGCGACACCCCGGCGATCCTCGCCGCCTGACCTATCGACCTTGGGCGGATGTCGGAGAGCTTCTCGCGAGCCTCCCGGGACAGCCCTACCACGCACCCATAGTCGAGATGCTGCGGCAGGAGCCTCGTCTCCAAGCGCCTCGCGCGCTCTATTTGACTTCTCTGCTTCTCGATGTAACCTGCGTACTTCAGCTCCACTTCCACCACTTGAAC
It encodes the following:
- the noc gene encoding nucleoid occlusion protein, with the translated sequence MKDELARLMGLRRKGEAGAKETVKDIALSLIRSNPYQPREAFDEESLRELADSIREHGVIQPVILRQVGDQYEVIAGERRLRACRMAGLESVPAIVRDMSPGESAEVSLVENLQRKDLNVLEEAAGYQRLLGEFGLTQQELAKRLGKSQSTIANKLRLLKLPRAVLDALGREMLSERHARALLRLPSEQEQLMVLRRIQAQGLTVGQTEALIDERLKEIRRKRVRRKVRGQEAGAVRAFKDIRVFLNSLKDVVRQLKATGVKVGFEERDEGDVLELRIRIARSLQDGRDSGDRSEGPRVAEG
- the rsmG gene encoding 16S rRNA (guanine(527)-N(7))-methyltransferase RsmG yields the protein MGVADILKRGAEELGIELDARAIELFERYYRELAEWNRRMNLTSIEGEEEVAIKHFLDSLTCLLAVDLWGGCSVVDVGSGAGFPGVVLKVARPEIRLTLVEASRKKAEFLRKLASVLEIEDVEVLWDRAERVGQTTGYREAFDVATARGVADMAALVEVCLPLVKVGGVFVAMKGPDVGEEIAGAMDAVEVVGGRVARLVSVALPSGYGGRTLSVINKERRTPGRYPRRPGIPGKRPIRGPGGL